From Flavobacterium sp. 102, a single genomic window includes:
- a CDS encoding single-stranded DNA-binding protein, producing MNGTLNKVMLIGHLGDEVKMHYFEGGNCIGRFPLATNEVYINKQTNEKITSTEWHNLVVRNKAAEICEKYLSKGDKIYIEGRIKSRQWQAEDGTTKYTTEIQVTEFTFLTTKKEVEGVKAPHNLEPKSNNFEAPNPATPENDLPF from the coding sequence ATGAATGGTACATTAAATAAAGTGATGCTGATTGGTCATTTAGGTGATGAAGTAAAGATGCACTATTTTGAAGGTGGCAATTGCATCGGACGTTTTCCTTTGGCTACCAATGAAGTCTATATTAATAAGCAAACTAACGAAAAAATTACGTCGACCGAATGGCACAATTTAGTAGTGAGAAACAAAGCTGCAGAAATTTGTGAAAAATATTTATCCAAAGGCGACAAGATTTACATTGAAGGCAGAATCAAATCGCGCCAATGGCAAGCTGAAGACGGTACGACCAAATATACTACAGAAATTCAAGTGACAGAATTTACCTTTTTAACCACTAAAAAAGAAGTTGAAGGTGTAAAGGCGCCACATAATCTTGAACCAAAAAGCAATAATTTTGAAGCACCAAATCCGGCAACCCCTGAAAATGACTTGCCATTTTGA
- the mutY gene encoding A/G-specific adenine glycosylase, producing MKFPNLLTQWYLQNKRDLPWRNTVNPYFIWLSEIMLQQTRVAQGLPYFLRFTEAFPTVFDLAKASEEDVLKLWQGLGYYSRARNLHKTAQQVAFEFNGEFPKSYAELLKLKGIGEYTAAAIASFSYNENVPVVDGNVYRVLSRYFDVETDIVSASAKKEFTQLAAELLPKGKANLFNQAIMEFGALQCTPKNPDCGNCVFNDSCAALQKKKVAILPVKSKKVKVRTRHFNYLVFSDEVENTLLQKRTQKGIWHNLYEFPLLETENKLTEAALLELLQNQQFVANEVIDIHWYNSETTVHKLTHQHLNINFWKIKVKGKLENGIDWESVKKMPFPIVIFNFIEKERF from the coding sequence ATGAAATTCCCTAATCTGCTTACCCAATGGTATTTACAAAACAAACGTGATTTGCCTTGGCGAAATACCGTTAATCCTTACTTTATTTGGTTGTCCGAAATCATGTTGCAACAAACGAGAGTCGCACAAGGATTGCCTTATTTTTTGCGTTTTACCGAAGCGTTTCCAACGGTTTTTGATTTGGCTAAAGCTTCCGAAGAAGACGTGCTGAAACTATGGCAAGGGTTAGGGTATTATTCCAGAGCGCGAAATTTACACAAAACTGCGCAGCAAGTGGCGTTTGAATTCAATGGTGAGTTTCCGAAAAGTTATGCAGAATTATTAAAACTAAAAGGCATAGGCGAATATACTGCCGCTGCGATTGCATCTTTCTCTTATAATGAAAACGTTCCTGTGGTTGATGGCAATGTTTATAGGGTTCTGTCGCGCTACTTTGACGTGGAAACTGATATTGTTTCGGCTAGCGCCAAAAAAGAATTCACTCAATTGGCGGCTGAATTATTGCCTAAAGGAAAAGCCAATTTATTCAACCAAGCCATCATGGAATTTGGAGCACTCCAATGCACACCCAAAAATCCGGATTGTGGGAATTGTGTTTTTAATGATAGTTGTGCCGCTTTGCAAAAGAAGAAAGTGGCGATACTTCCGGTAAAATCTAAAAAAGTTAAAGTGAGAACGCGTCATTTTAATTACTTGGTTTTTTCGGATGAAGTCGAAAATACTTTGCTACAGAAACGCACCCAAAAAGGCATTTGGCATAACTTATATGAATTTCCTTTATTGGAAACAGAAAATAAATTGACCGAGGCAGCACTATTGGAACTTTTGCAAAACCAGCAATTTGTAGCCAATGAAGTGATCGATATTCATTGGTACAATTCGGAAACGACAGTTCATAAATTGACGCACCAACATTTAAATATCAATTTCTGGAAAATAAAAGTGAAAGGCAAGCTTGAAAACGGAATAGACTGGGAATCAGTTAAAAAAATGCCGTTTCCGATTGTAATTTTTAATTTTATTGAAAAAGAAAGGTTTTAA
- a CDS encoding HU family DNA-binding protein, producing MTHNIKIRNKMTKADIVAKISEKLGLEKGDVQATVEAFMEEVKNSLETGDNVYLRGFGSFIIKTRAEKTGRNISKNTTIKIPAHNIPAFKPAKVFVESVKTNTEVAV from the coding sequence ATTACACATAATATTAAAATACGAAACAAAATGACGAAAGCAGATATCGTAGCGAAGATTTCAGAAAAATTAGGTCTTGAAAAAGGAGATGTTCAAGCAACAGTTGAAGCGTTTATGGAAGAAGTGAAAAATTCTTTAGAAACCGGAGACAATGTTTATTTAAGAGGTTTTGGTAGCTTCATTATCAAAACAAGAGCTGAAAAAACAGGTAGAAACATTTCTAAAAACACTACTATCAAAATTCCTGCTCACAACATTCCAGCATTCAAACCTGCTAAAGTATTTGTAGAATCAGTTAAAACAAACACTGAAGTAGCAGTATAA
- a CDS encoding ribonuclease E/G, with protein sequence MNKELIIRSGEDAVDFALLKDGKLIELHKQEDTSNFQVGDIFIAKIRKPVAGLNAAFVNVGFEKDAFLHYHDLGPNLASYLKFIKLVSAGKLKDFSLKNFQFEKEIDKDGTISDILSANQSVLVQVVKEPISTKGPRISTELSFAGRFVVLVPFSDRVSISQKIESKEEKDRLKKLVQSIKQRGFGVIVRTVAEGKSIAELEKDLQNLMNRWTAMSKKLPTAHHPSKILGELNKASSILRDVFNDTFTSIQTDDEELYQETKDYLAEIAPEKQKIVKLYQSKDVPLFEKYHIERQIKTSFGRTVSMSKGAYLIIEHTEALHVIDVNSGNRSNKATNQEDTALEVNMIAAAEIARQLRLRDMGGIIVVDFIDMQNPDNRQVLFNFLREEMSDDKAKHKILPPSKFGLVQITRQRVRPEVNIETREENPNNLSGDVDAPIQIIDKINFSLEKIIKDHNGVKLNVHPFVAAYLKKGFPSLRSKWFFEHKKWVKIIPRDAYTYLEYHFFDKDGNVIKE encoded by the coding sequence ATGAATAAAGAATTAATCATCCGTAGTGGTGAAGATGCTGTAGATTTTGCCTTATTAAAAGATGGAAAACTAATTGAATTACACAAACAGGAAGATACAAGCAACTTTCAAGTGGGTGATATTTTTATCGCCAAAATCAGGAAACCCGTTGCCGGACTTAACGCTGCTTTTGTAAATGTAGGCTTTGAAAAAGATGCCTTTTTACATTATCACGATTTAGGACCAAACTTAGCTTCTTATTTGAAATTCATAAAACTTGTAAGCGCAGGTAAACTAAAAGATTTCTCCCTAAAAAACTTCCAGTTTGAGAAAGAGATTGATAAAGATGGTACGATATCAGATATTCTGAGTGCCAATCAATCGGTATTAGTTCAAGTTGTCAAAGAACCAATTTCTACCAAAGGACCAAGAATCAGCACTGAGCTGTCATTCGCGGGTCGTTTTGTGGTTTTAGTTCCATTTTCTGATCGCGTTTCTATTTCACAAAAAATAGAATCTAAAGAAGAAAAAGACCGTTTGAAAAAACTAGTACAATCTATCAAACAAAGAGGTTTTGGTGTTATTGTGAGAACAGTAGCAGAAGGCAAAAGCATAGCCGAATTAGAAAAAGATTTGCAGAACTTAATGAATAGATGGACTGCAATGAGTAAAAAATTACCAACTGCTCATCATCCGTCCAAGATATTAGGAGAGCTTAACAAAGCTTCTTCAATATTACGAGACGTATTCAATGATACTTTCACGAGTATTCAAACAGATGATGAAGAGTTGTACCAAGAAACAAAGGACTATTTAGCCGAAATAGCTCCCGAGAAACAAAAAATAGTGAAGCTTTACCAGTCGAAAGACGTGCCATTGTTTGAGAAATACCATATTGAGCGACAAATCAAAACTTCTTTTGGGCGCACCGTATCCATGAGTAAAGGAGCCTATTTAATTATAGAGCACACTGAAGCTTTACACGTTATCGACGTGAACAGCGGCAACCGTTCTAACAAAGCCACCAACCAAGAAGATACCGCACTCGAAGTGAATATGATAGCCGCTGCCGAAATCGCACGACAATTGCGTCTGCGTGATATGGGTGGTATTATTGTAGTCGATTTTATCGATATGCAAAATCCGGACAATCGCCAAGTCTTGTTCAACTTCCTTAGAGAAGAAATGAGCGACGACAAAGCCAAACACAAGATCTTACCGCCGAGTAAATTTGGATTAGTTCAAATCACTCGCCAACGCGTAAGACCTGAAGTCAATATAGAGACCCGAGAAGAAAATCCAAACAATTTGAGCGGTGATGTAGATGCACCAATCCAAATTATTGATAAGATCAATTTCTCCCTCGAAAAAATCATCAAAGACCACAACGGTGTGAAACTTAACGTTCACCCATTTGTGGCAGCATACCTTAAAAAAGGTTTTCCATCATTACGTTCAAAATGGTTTTTTGAACATAAAAAGTGGGTGAAAATCATACCTCGTGACGCTTACACGTACCTAGAGTATCATTTCTTCGATAAAGACGGAAATGTGATCAAAGAATAA
- a CDS encoding T9SS type A sorting domain-containing protein, translating to MKKLYTLLVLILTVLTTNAQIINFPDANFKARLLAANTGNYHAMNALNQPMKIDSNENNEIEVSEALQVSTLNANVANISSLVGINNFSNLTGLNITQNSITSLNIDGLVNLVTLTCYRNSFTSLDLTHSPNLQTVQCSDGLLTTLNIAGLSNLNVLNCANNSLLSLDASDASNLQTLICRDNQITSLDVAGLSQLETLLCDSNNLSVLNVNGLTNLGILNCSDNNISALDVTALPNLSQIVVSHNQLSASDFTNNQLLEYVDCRFNLITTLDFSVCHGLQEMLASNNQLTTLFIKNGSYEQNAQFQSNPLQYICADQNEIAGLQFYVNNIPNCHINSYCSFTPGGVFYTLQNTILFDDNNNGCDNDDVAIPNMKYTFSNGSSNTTLVSGEDDSFNYVQAGTYTITPIFENPSYFSVTPASATITFPAANDPFVQNFCLTVNGTLNDLEVTLFPIGPARPGFDAHYKIIYKNKGTTIQSGAISFSYDDTISDLVSANPATSSQGNDILNWTFANLQPFESREISITLNLNSPVETPPLNANNWLLYSATAAGATDETPDNNTANLTQTVVNSYDPNDKTCVEGTWLPLDFVGEYVHYIIRFENTGTFAAENIVVKDIIDTTKFEIGSLIPLSGSHPFTTRIINTNQVEFIFENINLPFDDANNDGYVAFKIKTKPTLVDLETFSNSASIYFDYNAPIVTDTYTTTVFNPLNTSDFEFGSVFSLSPVPTKDVLTITTKQTLEISSVSIYNTLGQLVQVNTNPNETIDVSGLSSGSYFIKIISDKGSATGKFVKE from the coding sequence ATGAAAAAACTGTACACTCTTTTAGTTTTAATCCTTACTGTTTTAACAACTAATGCCCAAATCATCAATTTCCCCGATGCCAATTTTAAAGCTAGATTATTAGCCGCTAATACCGGCAACTACCATGCTATGAATGCATTAAACCAGCCCATGAAAATTGATTCCAACGAGAACAATGAAATTGAGGTGAGCGAAGCATTACAAGTTAGTACTTTGAATGCTAACGTCGCCAATATTTCCAGCTTGGTTGGAATAAACAATTTCTCTAATTTGACTGGTTTGAATATTACTCAAAATTCGATTACGTCACTTAATATTGATGGGCTTGTAAATCTTGTCACGCTAACTTGCTATCGGAATTCCTTTACATCATTAGATTTGACCCATTCCCCCAATCTTCAAACGGTACAATGTTCCGATGGGCTTCTCACCACTCTAAATATTGCCGGGCTATCTAATCTTAATGTTTTAAATTGTGCCAATAACAGCCTTTTATCACTGGATGCGAGTGATGCTTCGAATCTCCAAACCTTAATATGCCGGGATAATCAAATAACGTCTTTGGATGTTGCTGGTTTATCCCAACTGGAGACACTTCTTTGCGATTCAAATAACTTATCGGTGCTAAACGTCAACGGTTTGACAAATCTTGGGATTTTAAATTGTTCCGACAATAACATTTCGGCTTTGGACGTAACAGCGTTACCCAATCTTAGCCAGATTGTTGTGTCCCACAATCAGCTTTCGGCTTCGGATTTTACCAATAATCAGCTTCTTGAGTACGTTGACTGCAGGTTCAATCTGATAACGACATTGGATTTTAGCGTTTGCCATGGTCTGCAAGAAATGCTGGCATCCAATAATCAACTTACGACATTGTTTATAAAAAATGGCTCCTATGAGCAAAATGCGCAGTTCCAATCAAATCCACTTCAATATATATGTGCTGATCAAAACGAAATAGCAGGACTTCAATTTTATGTTAACAATATCCCCAATTGTCATATAAATTCATATTGCAGCTTTACTCCCGGAGGTGTCTTTTATACGCTTCAAAACACCATTCTTTTTGACGATAATAACAATGGCTGTGACAATGATGACGTTGCCATCCCAAATATGAAATATACTTTTTCCAATGGTTCCAGCAATACAACGCTGGTATCAGGAGAAGATGATTCTTTTAATTATGTACAGGCGGGAACTTATACCATTACGCCTATTTTTGAAAACCCCTCTTATTTTTCAGTAACTCCGGCATCCGCCACGATTACTTTTCCGGCAGCAAATGATCCTTTTGTACAGAATTTTTGCCTTACAGTCAATGGCACACTCAACGATTTAGAAGTTACTTTGTTTCCAATCGGTCCAGCCAGACCGGGCTTTGATGCCCATTACAAAATCATTTATAAAAACAAAGGAACAACAATACAAAGTGGTGCAATAAGCTTTTCTTATGATGATACTATTTCCGATTTGGTTTCTGCAAATCCAGCGACATCAAGCCAAGGAAATGATATCCTAAATTGGACTTTTGCCAATTTACAACCCTTTGAATCCCGAGAAATTTCAATCACCTTAAATCTGAATTCTCCGGTTGAAACGCCTCCACTGAATGCAAACAATTGGTTGCTTTATAGCGCAACAGCGGCCGGCGCCACTGACGAAACACCTGATAATAATACGGCTAACCTAACCCAAACTGTTGTCAATTCCTATGACCCGAATGATAAAACCTGTGTTGAAGGAACATGGTTACCATTAGACTTCGTCGGAGAGTATGTACATTATATCATCCGCTTTGAAAACACCGGTACTTTTGCCGCCGAAAATATCGTGGTGAAAGACATCATTGACACAACTAAGTTTGAAATCGGCTCTTTGATTCCTTTGAGTGGAAGCCATCCTTTTACAACCCGAATCATAAATACCAATCAGGTAGAATTTATTTTTGAAAATATCAATCTACCGTTTGATGATGCCAACAATGACGGTTATGTAGCGTTTAAAATAAAAACGAAGCCAACACTTGTTGACTTAGAAACCTTTAGCAATTCGGCCAGCATTTACTTTGATTACAATGCGCCAATTGTAACGGATACTTATACAACAACCGTTTTTAATCCATTAAACACAAGTGACTTTGAGTTTGGTAGTGTGTTTAGTTTGTCTCCGGTTCCAACGAAAGATGTGCTGACAATTACAACTAAACAAACCTTAGAAATAAGTTCTGTGAGCATTTACAACACGCTTGGCCAATTGGTTCAGGTGAATACCAATCCAAATGAAACTATCGATGTTTCGGGCTTGTCAAGCGGAAGTTATTTTATCAAGATAATCAGCGATAAAGGAAGCGCTACCGGTAAGTTTGTAAAAGAATAA
- the pbpC gene encoding penicillin-binding protein 1C → MKAKLKAFTQILLNWINRNQKKSAIGFVLLVVYYFSLPRVLFQEPYATVIESNDGELLAAKIARDGQWRFPAQDSVPDKFKKCIVYFEDEHFYYHPGFNPVAMVKAVKQNRSAGKVVRGGSTLTQQVIRLSRKNKKRTYFEKGIEMILATRLEFRHSKEKIIALYAAHAPYGGNVVGLEMASWRYFGVQSYQLSWAESATLAVLPNAPSLIYPGKNQIKLLRKRNTLLLKLYNEKIIDKLTYELAVKEPLPQKPYNLPQIAPHLLQRIAKTDEGKRIKTTVDISLQNRVNQIAQQYYNQYKQNEVHNLAIMVIDIQNRNVISYVGNSPTDKDHDKDVDIIGAPRSTGSILKPLLFASMLDEGELLPNTLVADVPTQISGYTPQNFNLTFDGAVPAQRALSRSLNIPSVLMLQEHGVHNFYELTQKLKLKNINQHPDHYGLSLILGGAESNLWDLCRTYANMSSTINYFNQSSGKYRTKEFTELNYVNGFEQDYGDDSFQKTILGAGSIYLTYNAMKEVNRPEGDEAWKFYDSSLELAWKTGTSFGNRDAWAIGTNSRYVVGVWVGNANGEGRPELTGVGSAAPILFDVFNLLPRKKWFQPPLNDLEYAEVCTLSGHLAQEDCPKTKQLITRRGKKTVVCPYHKLVHLDATQQFRVNNSCEDVDKIVSKNWFILPPVMEWYYKSLHIDYKPLPPFREDCKQDQKAAMDFIYPKTNSKIYLAKDFNSNVQPVILKVAHSNREAKLYWYVDNEYKGTTQTFHEMQIEAETGIHYITVADEFGNEIKRRVEIIKD, encoded by the coding sequence ATGAAAGCAAAACTCAAAGCGTTCACGCAAATCCTACTCAATTGGATAAACCGCAACCAAAAGAAATCAGCCATCGGATTTGTGCTGCTGGTGGTGTATTACTTTTCATTGCCGAGAGTTTTATTCCAAGAGCCTTACGCCACCGTAATCGAAAGCAACGATGGCGAATTGCTGGCCGCGAAAATAGCACGAGATGGACAATGGCGTTTTCCCGCGCAAGACAGTGTTCCCGATAAGTTTAAAAAATGTATTGTCTATTTCGAAGACGAACATTTTTATTACCATCCGGGATTTAATCCTGTGGCGATGGTTAAGGCTGTTAAGCAAAATCGTAGTGCCGGAAAAGTCGTTCGCGGCGGAAGTACCTTAACCCAACAAGTCATTCGTTTATCCCGAAAAAATAAAAAGAGAACCTATTTCGAAAAAGGAATCGAAATGATATTGGCGACGCGTCTAGAATTTCGTCATTCCAAAGAAAAAATCATCGCATTGTATGCCGCGCATGCGCCTTATGGTGGCAATGTGGTTGGATTGGAAATGGCTTCTTGGCGGTATTTCGGCGTGCAATCGTATCAACTGTCTTGGGCGGAAAGTGCGACTTTAGCAGTTTTACCGAATGCGCCTAGTTTGATTTATCCGGGAAAAAACCAAATCAAGTTGCTGCGAAAACGCAATACTTTGTTGCTCAAACTTTACAACGAAAAAATCATTGATAAGTTGACTTATGAATTAGCAGTTAAAGAACCACTTCCGCAAAAACCGTATAATCTGCCTCAAATTGCACCGCATTTGCTACAAAGAATCGCGAAAACCGATGAAGGTAAACGCATCAAAACAACTGTTGATATTTCGTTGCAAAATAGGGTGAACCAAATCGCGCAACAATATTACAACCAGTACAAACAAAACGAAGTCCACAACTTGGCTATTATGGTGATTGATATTCAAAACCGCAATGTGATTAGTTATGTGGGCAATTCACCAACGGACAAAGACCACGATAAAGATGTTGATATTATTGGTGCGCCGCGAAGTACGGGAAGTATTTTGAAGCCGTTATTGTTTGCCTCGATGCTCGATGAAGGCGAATTGTTGCCCAATACTTTAGTAGCTGATGTACCAACGCAGATTTCGGGTTACACACCACAGAATTTTAACCTGACGTTTGACGGAGCTGTTCCGGCGCAACGAGCTTTATCGCGTTCGTTGAACATTCCATCGGTGTTGATGTTGCAGGAACACGGCGTACATAATTTTTATGAATTGACGCAGAAATTAAAACTCAAAAACATCAACCAACATCCCGATCATTACGGTTTGTCGTTGATTTTAGGCGGAGCTGAGAGCAATCTTTGGGATTTGTGCCGTACTTATGCGAATATGTCGTCAACGATTAATTATTTCAATCAATCGAGCGGAAAATACAGAACCAAAGAATTCACCGAGTTGAATTATGTCAACGGTTTCGAGCAAGATTATGGCGACGATAGTTTTCAGAAAACGATACTTGGCGCCGGTTCGATTTATTTGACGTATAATGCGATGAAAGAAGTCAATAGGCCGGAAGGCGATGAAGCTTGGAAGTTTTACGATTCTTCGTTGGAACTGGCTTGGAAGACGGGAACGAGTTTTGGAAACCGAGATGCTTGGGCGATTGGCACGAATTCTCGTTATGTCGTTGGCGTTTGGGTTGGCAACGCGAATGGCGAAGGCAGACCGGAATTAACCGGTGTTGGAAGTGCGGCACCGATTTTATTTGATGTCTTTAATTTGTTGCCCAGAAAAAAATGGTTCCAACCGCCATTGAATGATTTGGAATATGCTGAGGTTTGCACACTAAGTGGTCATTTAGCCCAAGAAGACTGCCCGAAAACCAAACAATTAATCACCCGAAGAGGAAAGAAAACCGTAGTTTGTCCTTATCACAAATTGGTGCATTTAGACGCTACACAACAATTTAGAGTGAATAATAGTTGCGAAGATGTGGATAAAATTGTTTCCAAAAACTGGTTTATTTTACCGCCGGTGATGGAATGGTATTACAAGAGTTTGCACATTGATTACAAACCGTTACCGCCATTTCGTGAGGATTGCAAGCAAGATCAAAAAGCCGCAATGGATTTTATTTACCCAAAAACCAACAGCAAGATTTATTTGGCCAAAGATTTCAATAGTAATGTCCAACCGGTGATTTTAAAAGTGGCACATTCTAACAGAGAAGCGAAGTTGTATTGGTATGTAGACAACGAATACAAAGGCACGACGCAAACCTTTCACGAAATGCAGATTGAAGCGGAAACCGGGATTCATTATATTACTGTTGCGGATGAATTTGGGAATGAGATTAAGAGACGGGTTGAAATAATAAAGGATTAG